In Solanum lycopersicum chromosome 5, SLM_r2.1, the following are encoded in one genomic region:
- the LOC138348529 gene encoding uncharacterized protein, with the protein MENILKTLTTLCTKVDSMGLRIQKLEEKEESTSQHHDYKNAELRRSADEKQPELKGDVGKLLKTHDITDAAGTSKKAMEKPTPKNINLNSIFTKPFTPKIQIVDASTPQTSTYATSLHKEKKTYNHISRTYIENLYKIQNFLNQKPKSTTTLEKTQDYLTQKLQGYNKLIAQPKTNPNLVKTCYNYGLLNTVYTYTGEEISGIPEVHKAFLIYKKITKGNLFFIRFYTAPAEILYDEIKPMIQIVKIGLTREMIIPEDIGQQPEITRVEIPSFYANKRIIGLSTIIQELANNYLQGNAIWSYYSRDHLMIYANSKEIRQVDMEEVQKWILTLLKPEATPTTRAIKQGFISEELMTRYCKLVGHNYPDHICSKCNQGDDIIPEVQLE; encoded by the coding sequence atggaaaacatactcaaaaccctaactacactttgtacaaaagtggacagtatgggcttgagaattcaaaagctagaagaaaaggaagaatctacaagtcagcaccatgactataaaaatgcggagctacgtcgttcggcagaCGAAAAACAGCCAGAGCTaaaaggagacgttgggaaactccttAAAACCCATGACATTACTGATGCTGCAGGTACAAGCAAAAAAGCTATGGAGAAACCTACACCAAAAAACATAAACCTAAATAGCATATTTACCAAACCATTTACTCCAAAGATACAGATAGTAGATGCTTCAACACCACAAACATCTACCTATGCAACTAGCCtgcataaagagaagaaaacatacAACCATATATCCCgaacatatattgaaaacctatacaaaatacaaaactttttaaatcaaaaacccaaatctACCACAACATTAGAAAAAACCCAAGACTACCTAACCCAAAAACTACAAGGCTATAACAAGTTAATTGCACAACCAAAAACTAATCCAAACCTAGTTAAAACTTGTTATAACTATGGATTATTAAATACAGTCTATACATATACAGGTGAAGAGATAAGTGGAATCCCAGAGGTACACAaagcatttttaatatataaaaagataacaaaaggaaacttatttttcataagattctacacagcaccagcagagataCTCTATGATGAAATAAAGCCAATGATCCAGATAGTCAAAATTGGGCTAACACGAGAAATGATAATCCCAGAAGATATAGGCCAACAGCCAGAGATAACAAGAGTTGAGATACCCAGTTTCTATGCCAATAAAAGGATAATTGGATTATCAACTATTATACAAGAGCTAGCAAATAACTATCTACAAGGCAACGCCATATGGAGCTACTATTCGAGAGACCACTTAATGATATATGCCAATTCGAAAGAAATAAGACAAGTAGATATGGAAGAAGTCCAAAAATGGATTTTGACCCTGTTAAAACCAGAAGCTACGCCAACAACTAGAGCAATAAAGCAAGGATTCATATCCGAAGAACTAATGACGAGATATTGCAAGCTAGTCGGACACAATTACCCAGACCATATATGTTCCAAGTGCAACCAAGGTGATGACATAATTCCAGAAGTACAACTGGAGTAA